Genomic DNA from Comamonas resistens:
ACGGATGCCATAGATTTACCTTTTCAAAAAGTGGCCCGGGTATTCGCTATTAGTCCCAAGCCAATGGAGTGCGCATTTTGCCCCAAGCGGGCCGCGCAGCGTGCGAGATTTCCCTATATCCCGGCCATCAGCCGTGACGTCCTACAGGGCGCAGCGGCCAGGTCACCAACAGCCACACTGCCGTCAGTACCGCCGTCATGATGAACAGACCCGGGACGCCCGCAAATTTGGCCACTGCACCGCCGATGGCACCGCCAGCAAACAGCCCCAGCGACTGCAGCGTGTTGTAGGCACCCAGGGCCGCCCCGCGCAAAGGCGCTGGGGCCATGCGCGAAACCAGGCTGGGCTGCGTTGCTTCCAGCGCGTTGAAGCCGCAGAAGAACAGAAACATCAGCAGCGCCATGCACCAGATGGTGGGAATGGTGCCACTGGCCGCCAGCATGCCCAGGCCGATCTGTACCACCAGCACCAGGACGATGGCACCCAGCAAGGCCTTGCGCAGCTTGCCCTTGCGTTCCATGGAAAACAGCATGCCCATGGCCAGAAAGGACAGCAACACCGCCGGCAGATAGATATGCCAGTGCTGCTCCTTGACCAGCCCTGCCTGCACCAGCATGGCGGGCACAGCCACCCACATGGACATTTGCACCGTGTGCAGGATGAACACGCCGAAATTCAGACGCAGCAAATCCTTCTGGCCCAGCAGATCGCTGAATTTGCCCTTGGGCGCATTCACATGCTGCTTTGGCTCGGGCGGCACCACCCACAGCACTACGGCAATTCCGGCCAGCGCCAGTGCACAGGTCAGTCCGAAGATGCCGGACAGGCCTATCCAGGCGTTGAGCAACGGCGCCAGCACCAGCGCCAGCGCAAACATCAGGCCGATGCTGCCGCCCACCATGGCCATGGCCTTGGT
This window encodes:
- a CDS encoding MFS transporter: MNISPNAGTQGSDKSSTTMTSQERRSSGALALIFALRMLGLFLVLPVFMLEARKYPGGDDPAMIGLAMGLYGLTQAVFQLPIGLASDRIGRKRVIVAGLLVFAAGSLIAAMADSLTGLMVGRAIQGAGAVSAAVTALLADLTRDGVRTKAMAMVGGSIGLMFALALVLAPLLNAWIGLSGIFGLTCALALAGIAVVLWVVPPEPKQHVNAPKGKFSDLLGQKDLLRLNFGVFILHTVQMSMWVAVPAMLVQAGLVKEQHWHIYLPAVLLSFLAMGMLFSMERKGKLRKALLGAIVLVLVVQIGLGMLAASGTIPTIWCMALLMFLFFCGFNALEATQPSLVSRMAPAPLRGAALGAYNTLQSLGLFAGGAIGGAVAKFAGVPGLFIMTAVLTAVWLLVTWPLRPVGRHG